TCCGTCGCCGAGCTGTTCGACTGTTCCGGCGATGTCGCAGCCGATCACGTACGGCATCGGCAACTGCATCTTCACCAGCCCCGCGCGGATGTACGTGTCAATCGGATTCACAGCAACGGCTTCCATTCGCACCAGCACCTGTCCCGGCTGCGGCGTCGGGGACTGCAGCTCGCCGTATTCAATGACGGACGCCGGACCGGTGGAGTTGATATACGCGGCTTTCATGGAATGCCTGACTTTGATGGACAGGGAAGGATCAGCGCCGAAGCGACAAACACGCGGCAGTGCCCGGGACGTCGATCGTCACGGGACGTCAATCAGAACTTCACACACGCCGGCCCGGTTACGCAGCGGACAGTTCTACGCAATTCGTCGTCGTTGAAACAGGAACCACTCGGATACCAGCAGGCATCCGGCGACCAGCACCAGTGAAAACCAGATCGGGTGCCCGCCGGAACTGCGCTGCGACGAAGCTGGAACGACTGCCGAGTCACCGGCAATGCGCAGATCGCTTTCCGTGCGGTTCGACAGGTTACAGGCGATCTTCATTTCGTTCGACGCCACCGAACCGGATTCCGGCCCGCCGGCGAACTCGGATCTTAGAGTCCAGATCCCCGTCCGTGATAGCGGACCGATCACTGCCGTTTGCCCGGTCACGCCCGCGCCGCCCGGAACCTGGTGGCCGCCGGGATCGATAAGCGGCAGCCGTCCGCCGTTCGCTTCCGCGGCGGCTCGCATGGAAGCGGACAGCAGTCGTCGAGCGACCTGGCCGGTCGCCAGAGATTCGATCAGTTCACCACGATCATCGGAGAACCATGACACAGCATTCGTCATCAGAATCGGAAACGCCGTTCGCAGCGGCAGGTCCGTCTGATCCAGATCGATGCACAACACCAAAACGTCGCCCGATTCTCGCGGGATGCGGGCATACAGAGGAAATCCCTCGGCGGTCTCCACCAGTGCTTCAAAGTCGCCGACGGGTTCGATGTGTTCGGCCGACGGCAGCAGCACATTCTGCAGCGTCACGTGTCTCATCAAAGCGGAATCGTCCTTCTGCGTCGCGACCAGCGGCTGCGGGATGGTACCGGCGATTTGCCACAGGTCCGACGATTCCACGGGAGTCACAACGATCACATGTCCCGGCGGAATGTTGCCTGCCAGCGGCCGATGCAGCACCAGAACTCCGCCATCCGGAGCCGCGGCCGGCGCTGAGGCTGTGACAGTCAGATCGACCAGTTCACTGGATTCCAGAACCTGATGCAGAAACCAGTTGCCGTCCGTAACCAGTGTGACGGGTCGGCGAGTCCGCTCCGGCAGAACCGCGAACGCCGTGTTATCGACGGCGAACGCATCTTCGGAATCAATCGACGCTGTCAGAATCCCGCCCGACGCAAGCGTGTCGTCAATCGCGCTTTCACGAATTTCCCCCGGGTGCAGGGACAGCGGAATGACGTTCAGCAGATCATCATTCAGCTTCAATTGAAGTCGCAGGCTGATCGGCTGATCGCTGAAGTTGCTGACTTCGACCAGAGTCTGAAATCCGACCGGATCGACCAGGCTTCGCCGCACCTGAAACTGAGTGATGCCGACGTTATTGGCCGGACGTCCCGTTTGCTCCCATTTCAGCACGTTGCCGGATTGGAGTTTCTGATTGTCGTCCGGTGGCAAGTCCGTCAGCACGACCAGTTCGCCGCCTTCCTGACCGGACAAGAGCCGGTCTCCCGCAGCGATGGCGGAATCCAGACTGGCCGGGGCGTCCGTCACGTTCAGCGACAGCGCTGCGTTTCGAAGGGTCCGGTGATTTTCCGTGAGACCGCAGGCGACCTGAACGGAACTGCCGGCTGCGATGATCGCCATCTGATCATTCTGCCGCAGAGAACGAATCAACTGCTCAAGCCGCCCGCGGGATGCTTCAAAGCGACTGACCGTGCCATCCGCCGCCTGCATGCTGGCGGAGCAATCAAGGACCACCACGATTCGGCGTTCGTTCAGGACATCGCTGCTGAAGTACGGATCGGCCAGAGCAACCGCCAGCAGCCCGAGAAACGTCAGTTGCAGCAGCAGCGAGAGCCAGTGTCGAAGCTGCCGCCAGATCGCTCGCGGCTGCTTTTCCGAGAACACTTCTTCCCAGAACATCACCGTCGATACGGCAACCTTCCGCCGCTTCACTTTCAGCAGATAAAAGATCACGATCGGCACGCCGAGAGCGATCCACATCAGAGCTGTCGGATTGTGCAACGGCATATGGCTGTTCGGCGAAAGGAAACATCCGGTCGACAGTTTCTATTTTCAGACGGCAACGAATTCAAACGGGACGAACCGGCAATTGCACCGCCACGGCCGGTCGCCATCGTGGCGGCTCCGGAATCTGCCATTCCGTACCTGCCGCAGCGAACGTCGACTTTCGCCGCTCGCGGGCTGTCGGCACAAGCGGTGATCGGGGGCTCACGGTGCGCGGCAGTTCTGCCACACGGCGCATGAAAAATCCCGGTCCGGCGCAGGTGCTCGATGTATCGATGCGTGGCCGGCATCGAACTGTCGAACTCTGCGCCACCGGGAATCGGACAGCGCCGTCGTTATCGATCGGCAGATGAGAACATACCCTCCCGTTTCAACGGGAGGGTCGAAGTTTGATCGCCGTGCAGGCGATCACACGAGGGGAGGGCGTCCGCGCAACGGGAGTTTCCCGTGCGTCGCCCACCTGCGGTCGAACGCCTGAACGGCATGCGTCTGGCGACCCTCCCGCTGAACCGGGAGGGTGAAGCAGTTGTTGCTCTGCATTGGTAAATCCTCATCTGCCGCAGGCCTTATCGATCGAGACGCATTTGCCGCGGTTCGTTTGTTTCCGCAGCCCGTATCGGTGCGTTGCTCATCCTTTGACGCGAATCTTGCGAGCCTTCGCGGGTTCCGTCTTGGCCAGCGTGACGGTCAGGACGCCGTCCTGATACTCCGCCTTCACGTCATCCTGGTTCACTGCGCAGGGCATCTGCACGGTTCGTTCAAACGTGCCCGAACGCCGCTCAACACGATGAAACGTGCGGCCCTTTTCCTCCTTCTCTTCCTTGTGTTCGCCGCTGATGCGAACAATGTCGCCGCGAACTTCGATATCCAGTTCGTTCGCCTTCATTCCCGGAACGTCGACCTTGATTTCAATGTTCTGATCGGTTTCCGAGATGTCCATCGACGGAGCCGCGATTCGTGACAAGCCGCCGTTCGTCTCGCCTTCCCAGTCCGACCAAACTCGCCGGAACGCGTCATCCAGTTCTTCATGCAGCGAAGCCAGCGGACCTCGACTAAACCACGGTGTCAACGCAGATGGTCGGCGCGGGGTGAGTGACGTTGTCATGGTCTTTCCTCCTGTTGAAGTGAATTCCACATCGATCGTGTCAACCGACACCGGCTGACCGCCAGATCGACATCGGCTCACGGTCAAAAAGCACAAACCGTGCCAATCAAACAGAGCGGCACAGCTCACGCCGCTGTCGGTCTCAGGAATCACGGGCTCCGGATTTGTCTGTCGATCGTGTGCACACGTGGCACACGGTCTCAGGCGTTTTGTGCGAGTTCGCGCAAGAACGACGATCGCCGTTCCGCAGTCGCCCGGCGAATCGGACAGAGCACAAGGAGTTTCGGGCGCCCGTCCGCAGCAGCCGCCGCGCTTCTGGTCCCGCGAGATTGGATCCACCGATTTCACAGATGCACACAGATGCTGCGCGGTCATTCCCGCGAAGCCTGCCCGCGCGCAGGCGGGTGGCGGTAACCCAGTCGTGCGCACCGGATTCCCGCCTTCGCGGGAATGACGGGGATGTAGGTTCCGGCGGCCCGACGGAACCCGTCCCCAGCAGCCACCGCGCTTCTGGACCCGCGAGATTGAATCCACCGATTTCACAGATGCACACAGGTGCTTCCCGGTCATTCCCGCGAAAAGCAGCACCGCGTCATTCGCTGACCGCGACACCAAGGCTCCTCAGCGCCGCGCGAGTCTTTCCGGTATCGGTGTAGACTTCGGCGTTGATGCCATACGTGCGCGCCTGCACGACATACGCTTCGATGTCGTCGGTATAGAAGCATTCTTCAGGCTCGGCATCGGCCATGCTGAGCGCGGCTTCGTAGATGGCGGCGTGAGGTTTCAGAGCTTTCGCCTGAAACGACGTCGTCAGCGCATCGAATCTCTGCAACAGGTCGTAGTTGCGTTCGATGTAATTCAGATGAGTGACGCAGGTGTTGGACAGCAGCACCAGCCGGATTCCCGCGGATTTCAGTTCGTCAACCAGCGGCACCATCGGTTCGTTCAGATGAAAGATATCCGCGACGGCATGACGCAGGTCGTCAATGGAAAACGTGTTACCGGTTTCGCGCTGAAAGCCCTCGTGAAATTCTTCTTCCGAGATTTCTCCGCGTTCCAGTTGCCACTGCAGCCCGCGCTGCAGCAGCAGGTCCGTGGCCTGATGAACGGAAATTCCGCAGACGGCAGCCACGTTTCGGCACATCGTCTGATGGCAGAAATACATCAGAACATTGCCCATATCAAAGAAGCAGGTCTTGATCATTGCTCCGGAGACCTCCGTGTCGGCAATCAGGGCCACAAATCGACCGCGATCGCAGAACCCCTGACAAAACCTATGAGATCCGCAGATGGGAGACAAAAGCGGTTCG
The sequence above is a segment of the Planctomycetaceae bacterium genome. Coding sequences within it:
- a CDS encoding BatA and WFA domain-containing protein, with the translated sequence MPLHNPTALMWIALGVPIVIFYLLKVKRRKVAVSTVMFWEEVFSEKQPRAIWRQLRHWLSLLLQLTFLGLLAVALADPYFSSDVLNERRIVVVLDCSASMQAADGTVSRFEASRGRLEQLIRSLRQNDQMAIIAAGSSVQVACGLTENHRTLRNAALSLNVTDAPASLDSAIAAGDRLLSGQEGGELVVLTDLPPDDNQKLQSGNVLKWEQTGRPANNVGITQFQVRRSLVDPVGFQTLVEVSNFSDQPISLRLQLKLNDDLLNVIPLSLHPGEIRESAIDDTLASGGILTASIDSEDAFAVDNTAFAVLPERTRRPVTLVTDGNWFLHQVLESSELVDLTVTASAPAAAPDGGVLVLHRPLAGNIPPGHVIVVTPVESSDLWQIAGTIPQPLVATQKDDSALMRHVTLQNVLLPSAEHIEPVGDFEALVETAEGFPLYARIPRESGDVLVLCIDLDQTDLPLRTAFPILMTNAVSWFSDDRGELIESLATGQVARRLLSASMRAAAEANGGRLPLIDPGGHQVPGGAGVTGQTAVIGPLSRTGIWTLRSEFAGGPESGSVASNEMKIACNLSNRTESDLRIAGDSAVVPASSQRSSGGHPIWFSLVLVAGCLLVSEWFLFQRRRIA
- a CDS encoding HAD family phosphatase, with protein sequence MIKTCFFDMGNVLMYFCHQTMCRNVAAVCGISVHQATDLLLQRGLQWQLERGEISEEEFHEGFQRETGNTFSIDDLRHAVADIFHLNEPMVPLVDELKSAGIRLVLLSNTCVTHLNYIERNYDLLQRFDALTTSFQAKALKPHAAIYEAALSMADAEPEECFYTDDIEAYVVQARTYGINAEVYTDTGKTRAALRSLGVAVSE
- a CDS encoding Hsp20/alpha crystallin family protein, producing the protein MTTSLTPRRPSALTPWFSRGPLASLHEELDDAFRRVWSDWEGETNGGLSRIAAPSMDISETDQNIEIKVDVPGMKANELDIEVRGDIVRISGEHKEEKEEKGRTFHRVERRSGTFERTVQMPCAVNQDDVKAEYQDGVLTVTLAKTEPAKARKIRVKG